A window of Solanum stenotomum isolate F172 chromosome 3, ASM1918654v1, whole genome shotgun sequence contains these coding sequences:
- the LOC125859914 gene encoding acid phosphatase 1-like: MRILGISIFLILFTFAFANEDLNTHVVDRPLIVEFFENNEPHLKRTLHLECTSWRFAVEANNLSPWKIIPQECADYVRQYITGGAYKMEIDRVSSEAGAFAESMKLGEDGKDVWIFDVDETLLSNLPYYSQHGYGSEVFDSVEFDKWVEKGVAPAIGSSLKLYQDVMRLGFKVFLLTGRSERHRIVTVENLMNAGFQDWDKLILRGSEDHGKSATIYKSEKRNEMVEEGLIIVGNSGDQWSDLLGSSASIRSFKLPNPMYYIP; this comes from the exons ATGAGAATTTTGGGAATTTCCATTTTCTTGATTCTGTTTACTTTTGCTTTTGCAAATGAAGATTTGAATACCCATGTGGTTGATAGGCCATTGATTGTTgagttttttgaaaataatgaacCCCATTTGAAGAGAACGCTTCATTTAGAGTGTACAAGTTGGAGGTTTGCTGTGGAGGCTAATAATTTAAGCCCATGGAAGATAATTCCACAGGAATGTGCTGATTATGTGAGACAGTATATTACTGGTGGGGCTTATAAGATGGAGATTGATAGAGTTTCCAGTGAAGCTGGAGCCTTTGCTGAAAGCATGAAATTGGGGGAAGATGGAAAAGATGTCTGGATTTTTGATGTTGATGAGACTTTGCTTTCCAATCTTCCTTATTATTCCCAACATGGTTATGG GTCGGAGGTTTTTGATAGTGTGGAATTCGATAAATGGGTTGAGAAGGGAGTGGCACCAGCAATTGGATCAAGTTTGAAGCTTTATCAAGATGTTATGAGGCTAGGATTCAAAGTTTTCTTGTTGACTGGGCGTAGCGAAAGACACAGAATTGTTACAGTGGAGAATTTGATGAATGCTGGGTTTCAGGATTGGGACAAACTCATATTGAG GGGATCAGAGGATCATGGCAAATCAGCCACAATTTATAAATCAGAGAAAAGGAATGAGATGGTAGAAGAGGGGTTGATAATAGTGGGCAACTCTGGAGATCAGTGGAGTGATCTGTTAGGCTCCTCCGCATCGATTCGTTCTTTCAAGCTTCCTAACCCAATGTACTACATTCCTTGA